A region of Planktomarina temperata RCA23 DNA encodes the following proteins:
- the cobU gene encoding bifunctional adenosylcobinamide kinase/adenosylcobinamide-phosphate guanylyltransferase, which yields MPAENKTPALRLVLGGANSGKSRVAEQLIAATGRPRRYIATAQAWDDEMGAKIAQHRLQRGSDWTTVEAPLDLMEALAAAQPDEIVLLDCVTLWLSNLMMAERDIQTACAALCTALTQAPCPVIVVSNEVGQGITPDNAMARAFVKHQGHLNQDLARLAQEVIFVTAGIAQTLKATP from the coding sequence ATGCCTGCAGAAAACAAAACTCCAGCCCTACGCCTGGTGCTCGGCGGCGCAAATTCTGGCAAATCACGAGTTGCCGAACAGTTGATTGCCGCGACCGGCCGGCCCCGGCGCTATATCGCAACAGCCCAGGCTTGGGATGATGAAATGGGTGCAAAAATCGCGCAGCACCGCCTGCAACGCGGGTCCGATTGGACCACTGTTGAGGCGCCGCTGGATCTCATGGAGGCTCTGGCGGCAGCACAGCCGGACGAAATCGTGCTCCTCGATTGCGTCACGCTTTGGCTGAGCAATCTCATGATGGCCGAGCGGGATATTCAAACCGCTTGTGCCGCGCTTTGCACAGCTCTCACCCAGGCCCCCTGCCCTGTAATTGTGGTCAGCAATGAAGTTGGTCAAGGCATCACGCCAGACAATGCAATGGCGCGGGCTTTTGTCAAACACCAAGGCCACCTCAATCAAGATCTCGCCCGCCTGGCCCAGGAGGTGATCTTTGTCACCGCTGGCATCGCGCAAACCCTCAAGGCCACGCCATGA
- a CDS encoding histidine phosphatase family protein, which yields MSDWFWIRHGPTHEKNFTGWRDVPADLSDRALIDRLSAYLPPEAVVVSSDLTRSVTTADALAGGRTRLPHEADLREFHFGDWDGRHWSDVAQTDPQLSRDFWEKPGDIMAPNGESWNMAAARARPVVDRLTAAHNSIIAVAHFGIILTQVQRALDSSAYACLAHKIDNFSVTHLREDQGEWQVICINHLP from the coding sequence ATGAGCGATTGGTTTTGGATAAGGCACGGCCCGACCCATGAGAAAAATTTCACCGGCTGGCGCGACGTGCCGGCCGATCTGTCTGACCGCGCGTTGATCGACCGCCTAAGCGCGTATCTGCCGCCTGAGGCTGTGGTGGTGTCCTCTGATCTGACCCGCTCTGTCACCACCGCCGATGCCCTTGCCGGCGGGCGCACCCGACTGCCGCATGAAGCCGATCTCCGGGAGTTTCATTTTGGCGATTGGGATGGGCGGCATTGGTCAGATGTTGCACAGACCGATCCCCAATTGAGCCGCGATTTTTGGGAAAAACCCGGTGATATTATGGCCCCAAATGGCGAAAGCTGGAACATGGCCGCCGCCCGCGCCCGCCCGGTGGTCGACCGGTTGACTGCGGCCCATAACAGCATCATCGCCGTGGCGCATTTCGGCATCATCCTCACCCAGGTGCAACGCGCCCTGGACAGCAGCGCCTACGCCTGCCTGGCTCATAAAATCGACAATTTCAGCGTCACCCATTTGCGCGAAGACCAGGGCGAGTGGCAGGTGATTTGCATCAACCACTTGCCATAG
- a CDS encoding glutathione S-transferase N-terminal domain-containing protein, whose protein sequence is MTYDLYIGDRTFSSWSLRGWLMLKSFGIPFKSHILGLYSGTLEADLAPFAPARQVPVLKTPKRHMIFDTLAIAETLAQAHPKAGLWPEDPARRGAARSLVAQMHSGFSALRTHCPMNLQNAWEEFEVSENLYADLAYLETL, encoded by the coding sequence ATGACCTATGATCTCTATATCGGCGACCGCACGTTCAGCAGTTGGTCTCTTCGCGGATGGTTGATGCTCAAATCTTTCGGCATCCCCTTCAAAAGCCATATTCTGGGGCTTTACAGCGGAACGTTAGAGGCCGATCTCGCCCCCTTCGCGCCCGCGCGTCAAGTTCCAGTTTTGAAAACGCCCAAAAGGCACATGATTTTTGATACGCTCGCCATAGCGGAAACACTTGCGCAGGCCCATCCAAAGGCCGGTCTATGGCCAGAAGATCCAGCACGGCGCGGCGCGGCACGCAGTCTTGTGGCCCAAATGCACAGCGGCTTTTCTGCCCTACGCACTCACTGCCCAATGAACCTGCAAAACGCTTGGGAAGAGTTTGAAGTTTCGGAAAATCTGTACGCCGATCTCGCTTACCTAGAAACCCTATAG
- a CDS encoding TIGR02186 family protein, whose product MQGFFARLLFALLALSGPVSAQDIVLGMSKNEIGITAFFNGSEILIFGALKHETAASSAGDLDVVVTIASPRNPVTVRRKDKRLGIWVNVEAFDVDLAPSFYAVATTGPFDRVVSEASDLWHQISVRQLIRAVAVPPSTNNKDQFTEALVRVREEQGLYQMLPGSVQLQEQTLFSTSVSLPSNLVEGAYSARIFVMRDGEVVSQYQTAIDVHKVGIERWLYNLAHERPVVYGLLSLAIAIFSGWAAAAAFRLLRG is encoded by the coding sequence ATGCAAGGGTTTTTCGCAAGGTTGCTTTTTGCTCTGCTGGCCCTCTCTGGCCCGGTCTCGGCGCAGGATATTGTTCTGGGCATGTCGAAAAACGAAATCGGGATCACTGCGTTTTTCAATGGGTCGGAAATCTTGATCTTCGGTGCTTTGAAACATGAAACCGCAGCCAGTTCGGCCGGTGATCTCGATGTTGTTGTCACCATCGCCAGCCCACGCAATCCCGTCACCGTGCGCCGTAAGGACAAACGTTTGGGCATTTGGGTCAATGTAGAGGCTTTTGATGTCGATCTGGCGCCCAGTTTTTATGCGGTGGCCACCACCGGACCTTTTGACCGCGTGGTCAGCGAGGCATCAGATCTGTGGCATCAAATCTCTGTACGCCAGTTGATCCGAGCGGTGGCCGTTCCTCCCAGCACGAACAACAAAGATCAATTTACCGAAGCTCTGGTGCGCGTACGCGAAGAGCAGGGGCTGTATCAAATGCTGCCGGGCTCGGTGCAGCTGCAAGAGCAAACCTTGTTCTCAACCTCTGTTTCACTGCCGTCAAATTTGGTGGAAGGTGCCTATTCGGCGCGTATTTTCGTGATGCGCGACGGCGAGGTTGTGTCGCAGTATCAGACCGCAATCGATGTGCATAAGGTTGGCATCGAGCGTTGGCTGTATAATTTGGCCCATGAGCGTCCGGTGGTTTATGGCCTGCTGTCATTGGCCATTGCCATTTTCTCTGGCTGGGCGGCAGCGGCGGCTTTTCGACTGTTGCGCGGCTGA
- a CDS encoding sulfite exporter TauE/SafE family protein, with protein sequence MYIYLPIAEVSVNAFVLLGLGGLVGILSGMFGVGGGFLMTPLLFFIGIPPAVAVATEANQIVASSFSGVLAHVKRKTVDFKMGGVLLIGGLVGAALGVVVFNYLKSLGQVDLLVKLCYVLFLGVVGSLMFAESLRALRKSKQVAVSKPRKKRGLVHSLPFKMRFRVSGLYISIIPPIVVGVAVGVLAAIMGVGGGFVMVPAMIYLLGMPTKVVVGTSLFQIIFVTAFTTMLHATTNYTVDMVLAVLLLIGGVIGAQFGTMIGAKLKAEQLRILLALMVLLVCGKLALDLIVEPAELFSLGVAGGH encoded by the coding sequence ATGTATATCTATCTGCCCATTGCTGAAGTCTCTGTGAATGCCTTTGTCCTGTTGGGGCTCGGCGGGTTGGTGGGGATTCTTTCGGGCATGTTCGGCGTTGGCGGTGGCTTTTTGATGACACCGCTTTTGTTTTTCATCGGCATCCCCCCTGCGGTGGCCGTTGCCACAGAAGCCAATCAAATCGTGGCCTCCTCCTTCTCTGGCGTTTTGGCGCATGTGAAACGCAAAACGGTGGATTTCAAAATGGGCGGGGTGCTGCTCATTGGCGGGTTGGTCGGTGCGGCGCTTGGTGTGGTTGTGTTCAATTACCTCAAAAGTTTGGGCCAGGTCGATCTCTTGGTCAAATTGTGCTACGTGCTGTTTTTGGGTGTCGTTGGCAGCTTGATGTTTGCCGAAAGCCTGCGGGCGCTGCGCAAATCGAAACAGGTGGCCGTGTCCAAGCCGCGCAAAAAACGCGGTTTGGTGCATAGTCTACCGTTTAAAATGCGGTTCCGTGTGTCGGGTCTGTATATTTCTATAATCCCACCCATCGTTGTTGGCGTCGCCGTAGGTGTCTTGGCCGCGATCATGGGCGTGGGCGGCGGTTTCGTCATGGTTCCGGCGATGATTTACCTGCTGGGCATGCCGACAAAAGTCGTGGTGGGCACATCGCTGTTTCAGATCATCTTTGTCACAGCATTTACCACTATGCTGCATGCCACCACCAATTACACAGTGGATATGGTTCTGGCGGTATTGCTCTTGATTGGCGGGGTCATTGGCGCGCAATTCGGTACTATGATCGGCGCCAAGCTCAAAGCTGAACAGCTGCGAATCCTTCTCGCGCTGATGGTGCTTTTGGTCTGCGGCAAGCTGGCTTTGGACCTGATCGTAGAGCCGGCAGAACTGTTTAGCCTCGGCGTTGCGGGAGGCCATTGA
- a CDS encoding ABC transporter permease yields the protein MDFLTLLQVLDSSLRLATPLLLACLAGLFSERAGIFDIGLEGKMLAAAFLSAAIAATTGSVWLGLLAGVGASLLLSAIHGLASITLRGDQIISGVAINFLAAGLTVVISQDWFGQGGRTPPLLSGGRFEPLNLPGAVPAKEISEAGPVMQLYSELLSGHSLLVYVALLMVPLTWFVLYKTRFGLRLRAVGENPAAVDTAGISVVGLRYAAVGICGVLCGIAGAYMATALQAGFVKDMSAGRGFIALAALIFAKWRPWYALGACLLFGFFFAVDNRFQNILLPAWAMSGVLFALGLGLFAYVRHKTLLDRIVLGGLGLGLALVAALITLSSWSAGLGSMIKIPVVFIQSLPYVLTVVVLAGFVGKAIPPRSGGVAYVKEK from the coding sequence ATGGATTTTCTCACGCTCTTGCAAGTGTTAGACAGCTCCCTGCGTTTGGCCACGCCATTGCTTTTGGCCTGTCTGGCCGGATTGTTTTCGGAGCGCGCTGGGATTTTTGACATTGGTCTTGAAGGGAAAATGCTGGCGGCGGCCTTTCTGTCGGCGGCGATTGCCGCGACAACCGGATCTGTCTGGTTGGGACTCTTGGCTGGGGTTGGTGCCTCGCTCTTGCTCTCGGCCATTCATGGCCTGGCCTCTATCACCCTACGCGGCGATCAGATCATTTCTGGTGTCGCGATTAACTTTTTGGCTGCAGGACTAACGGTGGTGATTTCGCAAGATTGGTTTGGCCAAGGCGGGCGCACACCGCCGCTCCTTTCTGGAGGACGTTTTGAACCTCTCAACCTGCCGGGCGCTGTGCCGGCGAAAGAGATTTCAGAGGCCGGACCTGTCATGCAGCTTTATTCGGAGCTTCTCTCGGGGCATTCCTTGCTGGTCTATGTGGCGCTATTGATGGTGCCTTTGACGTGGTTTGTGTTGTACAAAACCCGCTTTGGCTTGCGCTTGCGGGCTGTCGGGGAAAACCCGGCTGCTGTGGACACGGCGGGGATTTCTGTTGTGGGCCTGCGTTACGCCGCTGTCGGTATTTGCGGCGTTTTATGTGGCATTGCCGGAGCCTATATGGCCACGGCGCTGCAAGCTGGTTTCGTGAAAGATATGTCCGCCGGCCGCGGGTTCATTGCCTTGGCTGCTTTGATCTTCGCCAAATGGCGGCCTTGGTATGCGCTTGGCGCGTGTTTGTTGTTTGGATTTTTCTTTGCCGTGGACAACCGTTTCCAAAACATTCTCCTGCCCGCTTGGGCGATGAGTGGGGTGCTTTTTGCGCTTGGGCTGGGCCTTTTCGCCTATGTGCGCCACAAAACCTTGCTCGATCGCATCGTTTTGGGTGGTTTGGGCTTGGGGCTTGCGCTTGTGGCGGCCTTGATCACCCTGAGCAGCTGGAGCGCAGGACTGGGCAGTATGATCAAGATCCCCGTGGTTTTCATCCAATCTCTGCCCTATGTGCTGACCGTCGTGGTCCTTGCAGGCTTCGTCGGCAAAGCCATTCCGCCCCGGTCGGGCGGGGTGGCCTACGTCAAAGAGAAATAA
- a CDS encoding ABC transporter permease, translating to MGVMPKWADVVLVPLISLIIAALLSALLILAIGESPVAALKLMIEGTLLRSSGWGYMLYYTTNFIFTGLAVSVAFHAAMGGLGVALVCLFIPWPHWSFAIIGASLGAAFFGMIWAGLPAYLQAKRGSHIVITTIMFNFIAAGVLNFFLVGALKPKGSMDPATANFPAATHLPTFEDMAGLLGFEKMFRAAPANVSFFLALVACVLVWFLIWRTPLGYEIRAMGKSEPAARYAGIGSVKIIMVAMMISGALSGMMAINTTQGESERLILNFTEGAGFIGIAVALMGRSHPLGVFLAALLFGFLYQGGAELALWTKIPRELIVVIQALVILFTGALTLMVRRPLERLFLSLRRGG from the coding sequence ATGGGTGTAATGCCAAAATGGGCGGATGTGGTTCTTGTCCCTCTGATTTCGCTGATCATCGCGGCGCTTCTGTCGGCGTTACTGATCCTGGCGATCGGTGAAAGCCCAGTCGCCGCGCTTAAGCTCATGATTGAGGGCACGTTGCTGCGATCTTCGGGCTGGGGCTATATGCTCTATTATACCACCAATTTCATCTTCACGGGGCTTGCGGTCTCCGTGGCTTTTCATGCCGCGATGGGCGGGCTTGGTGTGGCGCTGGTGTGTCTGTTCATCCCATGGCCCCATTGGAGCTTTGCCATCATCGGGGCTTCGCTTGGTGCGGCCTTCTTCGGTATGATTTGGGCGGGACTTCCGGCCTATCTGCAGGCCAAACGCGGCAGCCACATTGTTATCACAACAATCATGTTCAATTTCATTGCAGCCGGGGTTTTGAACTTTTTCTTGGTCGGCGCGTTAAAGCCGAAGGGCAGCATGGACCCGGCCACAGCAAACTTTCCAGCCGCCACCCATTTGCCAACCTTTGAGGATATGGCGGGGCTTTTGGGCTTCGAAAAAATGTTTCGCGCCGCCCCTGCGAATGTCAGTTTTTTCCTTGCGCTGGTGGCCTGTGTGTTGGTTTGGTTTTTGATTTGGCGCACGCCTTTGGGCTATGAAATTCGCGCGATGGGTAAATCAGAACCGGCGGCGCGCTATGCGGGCATTGGATCGGTGAAAATCATTATGGTGGCCATGATGATCTCGGGCGCTTTGTCCGGCATGATGGCCATCAACACAACACAGGGCGAAAGTGAGCGGTTGATTTTGAACTTCACCGAAGGGGCCGGCTTTATCGGAATCGCCGTGGCCTTGATGGGGCGCAGTCACCCGCTTGGGGTGTTTCTCGCGGCATTGCTATTCGGCTTTTTGTACCAAGGCGGCGCGGAATTGGCGCTGTGGACAAAAATTCCGCGCGAGTTGATCGTGGTGATCCAGGCCTTGGTGATCTTGTTCACCGGCGCCTTGACCTTAATGGTGCGCCGCCCACTTGAGCGCTTGTTTTTAAGCCTGCGGCGGGGGGGATAG
- a CDS encoding ABC transporter ATP-binding protein: protein MSQPAIELQGISKAFGPVQANKDISIRVMPGTIHGIIGENGAGKSTLMSILYGFYKADAGEIFISGKKTAIPDSQAAISAGIGMVFQHFKLVENFTVLENIVLGAESGAFLAPSLRKARAELAELAAEYELNVDPDAVIEEIGVGMQQRVEILKALYRRANILILDEPTGVLTPTEADQLFRILGRLREEGKTIILITHKLREIMDITDTVSVMRRGEMTATVKTSQTSPENLAELMVGRKVLLRVDKTPAQPKHQVLEISGLNVVDDAGVARLKDVSLSLCAGEILGIAGVAGNGQSELLEVLGGYQTATGSVKVNGAALDLTGADSDGQSRRANGIAHVPEDRQREGLIMDFMAWENAVFGYHRDPAHQANRFFMDNAAIKAETAAKMQRFDVRPHNPNLTAQNFSGGNQQKIVLAREIERNPDLLLIGQPTRGVDIGAIEFIHQQIVALRDQGKAILLVSVELDEILSLSDRIAVMFDGQIMGERDPADTNEKELGLLMAGVTGEASA from the coding sequence ATGAGCCAGCCAGCGATTGAATTACAGGGCATTTCCAAGGCCTTTGGGCCTGTGCAGGCCAATAAAGACATCTCAATCCGTGTCATGCCTGGAACCATTCATGGTATTATCGGCGAGAATGGTGCTGGCAAATCAACCCTTATGTCGATCCTTTACGGGTTTTACAAAGCAGACGCGGGCGAGATTTTTATCTCAGGCAAGAAAACGGCGATCCCGGACAGCCAAGCTGCGATTTCTGCCGGGATCGGCATGGTGTTCCAACATTTTAAACTGGTTGAGAATTTCACCGTTCTTGAAAATATCGTCCTTGGTGCGGAAAGCGGAGCCTTCTTAGCGCCCTCCCTGCGCAAGGCGCGGGCGGAATTGGCGGAATTGGCTGCGGAATATGAGCTGAACGTAGACCCAGATGCGGTGATTGAGGAGATTGGCGTGGGTATGCAGCAGCGGGTTGAGATCCTCAAAGCGCTGTACCGCCGGGCCAATATATTGATCCTCGATGAACCCACCGGCGTATTGACCCCAACGGAAGCCGATCAGCTGTTTCGTATTTTGGGGCGGCTGCGCGAAGAGGGCAAAACCATCATTCTCATCACCCATAAGCTGCGGGAGATTATGGATATCACCGATACGGTGAGCGTGATGCGGCGCGGTGAGATGACGGCGACGGTGAAGACCTCACAAACAAGCCCTGAAAATTTGGCGGAACTGATGGTTGGGCGGAAGGTTTTGCTGCGGGTGGATAAAACGCCAGCGCAGCCCAAACATCAAGTGCTGGAGATCAGCGGTCTGAATGTGGTGGATGATGCTGGGGTCGCGCGGCTGAAGGATGTGAGCCTCTCACTGTGTGCCGGTGAAATTCTGGGCATCGCCGGGGTGGCGGGCAATGGGCAGTCTGAATTGCTGGAAGTTTTGGGTGGCTATCAAACCGCCACAGGTTCGGTGAAAGTCAACGGTGCCGCCTTGGATTTGACAGGCGCAGACAGTGACGGGCAATCCCGGCGGGCCAATGGCATCGCCCATGTGCCCGAGGATCGTCAGCGCGAAGGTCTGATCATGGACTTTATGGCCTGGGAAAATGCTGTTTTTGGCTACCATCGTGACCCGGCGCATCAGGCCAATCGGTTTTTTATGGACAATGCGGCGATTAAGGCGGAAACTGCCGCGAAAATGCAGCGCTTCGATGTGCGCCCGCACAATCCCAATTTGACAGCCCAGAATTTCTCTGGCGGCAATCAACAAAAAATTGTTCTTGCGCGTGAGATTGAGCGCAACCCGGATTTGCTTTTGATCGGACAACCCACACGCGGCGTCGACATCGGTGCGATTGAGTTTATCCATCAACAAATTGTTGCGCTGCGCGATCAGGGCAAGGCGATCTTGCTGGTGTCTGTGGAGCTGGATGAAATTCTCTCGCTCTCTGACCGCATTGCGGTGATGTTTGATGGCCAGATCATGGGTGAACGTGATCCGGCAGATACCAATGAAAAAGAGCTTGGCCTTTTAATGGCCGGTGTGACAGGGGAGGCCTCGGCGTGA
- a CDS encoding BMP family lipoprotein, with the protein MSFMKTILGSAAAVALSATAALADPAIIFDLGGKFDKSFNEAAFQGAQRWADETGGSFREIELQNEAQREQALRRFAEAGSNPIVMAGFAFADALGKVAPDYPDTKFAVIDVNWLSMPNVRGIGFNEHEGSYLVGMLAAQASKTGTVGFVGGMDIPLIRRFGCGFAQGVKAVNADATIIANMTGTTPAAWNDPVKGSELTKAQISQGADVVFAAAGGTGVGVLQTAADEGILSIGVDSNQNYMHPGKVLTSMLKRVDNAVYEAFSQGDALETGNFQMGVANGGVGYALDEFNASLVSADMQSAVEAAAAAITAGSLSVHDYTSDETCPALSF; encoded by the coding sequence ATGAGCTTTATGAAAACTATTCTTGGCAGCGCTGCTGCTGTGGCTTTGAGCGCCACTGCTGCATTGGCTGACCCTGCTATCATCTTTGATCTTGGCGGTAAATTTGACAAATCTTTCAACGAGGCCGCGTTCCAGGGCGCGCAGCGCTGGGCGGATGAAACCGGCGGATCGTTCCGCGAGATTGAGCTGCAAAATGAGGCCCAGCGCGAGCAAGCCTTGCGGCGCTTTGCGGAAGCTGGCTCTAATCCGATCGTCATGGCTGGCTTTGCCTTCGCCGATGCGCTGGGTAAAGTCGCGCCAGATTATCCGGACACAAAGTTTGCGGTGATTGATGTGAACTGGTTGAGCATGCCCAACGTGCGCGGCATTGGATTTAACGAGCATGAAGGCTCCTACCTTGTCGGTATGCTGGCCGCACAGGCTTCTAAAACGGGCACTGTCGGCTTTGTTGGTGGCATGGATATCCCACTGATCCGTCGCTTTGGCTGCGGCTTTGCGCAGGGCGTGAAGGCGGTTAATGCCGATGCAACAATCATTGCCAATATGACCGGCACAACCCCGGCCGCTTGGAATGATCCGGTAAAAGGCTCTGAGCTGACCAAAGCGCAGATCAGCCAAGGTGCGGATGTGGTCTTTGCTGCGGCTGGTGGTACCGGCGTTGGCGTTTTGCAAACCGCGGCGGATGAGGGCATTTTGTCCATCGGTGTAGACAGCAATCAAAACTACATGCACCCCGGCAAGGTTCTGACCTCCATGCTGAAGCGCGTGGACAATGCGGTTTACGAAGCCTTCAGCCAAGGCGATGCGCTGGAAACAGGCAATTTCCAAATGGGCGTGGCCAATGGTGGCGTCGGCTACGCTCTGGATGAGTTCAACGCATCTTTGGTGTCTGCAGATATGCAAAGCGCTGTAGAGGCGGCGGCGGCGGCCATCACTGCGGGCTCATTGTCCGTGCATGACTATACCTCCGACGAAACCTGCCCAGCCTTGTCCTTCTAA
- a CDS encoding GNAT family N-acetyltransferase: MPPNTPVLAADLARIHRSAFVNARPWSADEFQHLMAQPGVHVRAVPGCFAMGRLVLDELEILTVACAVEAQRRGLARQVMLSLCEASAVLGARSVFLEVAADNVPALGLYKSLEFEQVGRRSGYYQRRDGTQCDALILRKSLT, translated from the coding sequence TTGCCGCCTAACACGCCTGTTTTGGCCGCAGATCTCGCGCGGATTCACCGCTCTGCCTTTGTCAATGCGCGCCCGTGGTCCGCAGATGAGTTTCAACATCTTATGGCGCAGCCCGGCGTGCATGTGCGGGCGGTTCCAGGCTGTTTTGCGATGGGACGTTTGGTGCTTGATGAGCTTGAAATCCTTACTGTTGCCTGCGCCGTAGAGGCGCAAAGGCGGGGTTTGGCGCGGCAAGTGATGCTGTCGCTTTGTGAGGCGTCGGCAGTTTTGGGCGCGCGCTCCGTGTTTTTGGAAGTGGCCGCGGACAATGTGCCGGCCCTTGGGCTCTATAAAAGCTTAGAATTTGAGCAGGTTGGCCGCCGATCAGGCTATTATCAGCGGCGCGACGGCACGCAATGCGACGCGCTGATCCTTCGTAAATCACTGACTTAA
- a CDS encoding NifU family protein, translating into MFIQTESTPNPATLKFLPGQSVMDMGTADFPSAESASASPLAQRLFAVAGTTGVFLGSDFVTVTKTDDMEWDHIKPALLGAIMEHFQSGAPMLTDGQSGAVAQGDYDAADESIVVQIKELLDTRVRPAVAQDGGDITFHGFDRGIVYLHMKGACAGCPSSTLTLKMGIENLLRHYIPEVVEVRPVAA; encoded by the coding sequence ATGTTCATTCAAACCGAGAGTACCCCAAACCCTGCAACGCTCAAATTTTTGCCTGGGCAATCTGTCATGGACATGGGCACGGCGGATTTCCCATCGGCCGAGAGCGCCTCTGCCAGCCCCTTGGCGCAGCGATTGTTTGCAGTTGCCGGCACGACGGGCGTGTTTTTGGGCTCTGATTTTGTCACGGTGACCAAAACGGATGACATGGAGTGGGATCATATCAAGCCGGCTTTGTTGGGTGCGATTATGGAGCATTTCCAATCTGGCGCGCCTATGCTGACAGACGGTCAATCTGGCGCAGTCGCGCAGGGCGATTATGATGCCGCCGATGAATCCATTGTGGTGCAGATCAAAGAGCTTTTGGACACACGCGTGCGCCCGGCGGTGGCGCAAGATGGCGGCGATATCACCTTTCACGGTTTTGATCGGGGCATCGTTTACCTGCATATGAAAGGCGCTTGTGCCGGTTGCCCCTCGTCCACTCTGACGCTGAAAATGGGCATAGAGAATTTGCTGCGCCATTATATCCCGGAAGTGGTCGAAGTGCGCCCTGTTGCCGCCTAA
- a CDS encoding universal stress protein — protein sequence MRKFMVVLDNSTECLNAMRFAAMRAQNTGARVEILAVIPPEEFNHWIGVGEIMREEARARIEAHYEVFAKWMREKHGVDPELVIREGEIVPEILSQIRDDDEVDILVLGAATDRKGPGPLVTQLSKSSGSLDVPIVIVPGSLSKEQLEALS from the coding sequence ATGCGTAAATTTATGGTTGTGCTGGACAATTCCACCGAATGTTTGAACGCGATGCGCTTTGCGGCCATGCGGGCGCAAAACACCGGTGCGCGGGTGGAAATTCTCGCGGTGATTCCACCTGAGGAGTTCAATCATTGGATCGGTGTCGGAGAAATTATGCGCGAAGAGGCCCGAGCGCGGATTGAGGCGCATTACGAGGTCTTTGCCAAGTGGATGCGCGAGAAACACGGGGTTGATCCCGAGCTGGTGATTCGCGAGGGCGAGATCGTGCCGGAAATTTTGTCGCAAATTCGCGATGATGACGAGGTGGATATCCTAGTGTTGGGCGCGGCGACAGATCGGAAAGGGCCAGGGCCCTTGGTAACCCAATTGTCAAAATCTTCCGGCAGTTTGGACGTGCCGATTGTGATTGTGCCGGGGTCTTTAAGCAAAGAACAATTAGAAGCTTTGAGCTAG
- the trpS gene encoding tryptophan--tRNA ligase, which produces MTEKFIPRVFSGIQPSGGLTLGNYLGAMKRFVDMQENGGFETVYCMVDLHAITVWQDPADLRRNTRELCAGFIAAGINPEKSILFNQSQVPEHAQLGWIFNCVARMGWMKRMTQWKDKAGKNSENASLGLFGYPALMAADILIYHATHVPVGEDQKQHLELTRDIATKFNNDFGVDFFPIPEPVIEGAATRVMSLRDGTKKMSKSDPSDMSRLNMTDDADALAKKIKKAKTDAEALPETLEGLDGRPEARNLVNIYAALNEMTPQAVIDEFAGQQFGAFKPKLADLAVSKLAPISGEMSRLMQEPDEIDRILARGAERGRALAAPILQQTYDIVGMLR; this is translated from the coding sequence ATGACCGAAAAGTTTATTCCGCGCGTATTTTCAGGAATCCAACCCTCAGGTGGGCTGACTTTGGGCAATTACTTGGGCGCGATGAAGCGATTTGTGGATATGCAAGAGAATGGCGGATTTGAAACTGTCTATTGCATGGTTGATTTGCATGCGATCACAGTCTGGCAAGATCCAGCGGACCTGCGCCGCAACACGCGCGAGCTCTGCGCCGGCTTCATAGCCGCTGGCATTAATCCTGAAAAATCAATCTTGTTCAATCAAAGCCAGGTACCAGAACATGCGCAGCTGGGCTGGATTTTCAACTGCGTGGCGCGCATGGGCTGGATGAAGCGCATGACACAGTGGAAAGACAAGGCGGGCAAGAATAGTGAGAATGCCTCGCTTGGTCTTTTTGGCTACCCGGCTTTGATGGCGGCGGATATATTGATCTACCACGCCACCCATGTTCCCGTGGGCGAAGATCAAAAGCAGCATCTCGAGCTGACACGCGATATTGCGACGAAGTTTAACAATGATTTTGGTGTGGATTTCTTCCCAATTCCCGAACCGGTGATTGAGGGGGCGGCGACGCGGGTTATGAGCCTGCGCGATGGGACAAAGAAAATGTCCAAGTCTGATCCCAGCGATATGAGCCGTTTGAATATGACCGATGATGCGGATGCTTTGGCCAAGAAAATCAAAAAGGCGAAAACCGATGCCGAAGCATTGCCGGAAACGCTCGAGGGGTTGGACGGCCGGCCAGAGGCGCGCAACTTGGTAAATATCTACGCTGCGCTGAATGAGATGACACCGCAGGCGGTGATTGATGAATTTGCCGGGCAGCAATTTGGCGCATTCAAACCAAAGCTTGCAGATTTGGCCGTCTCAAAGCTGGCGCCGATCTCCGGCGAAATGTCGCGCCTGATGCAAGAACCCGATGAGATTGACCGTATTTTGGCCCGCGGCGCTGAACGTGGCCGGGCTTTGGCCGCTCCGATCTTGCAACAAACCTACGATATCGTCGGGATGTTGCGCTAG